From Daucus carota subsp. sativus chromosome 6, DH1 v3.0, whole genome shotgun sequence:
TGTCAGCTGTTCCCTTGTATTTGTACCACTTGGCCACTACTAGAAAGTATCCCAAGTTGAGGACCATCAAGCCTGCAATCAGGTAGTAAAAGTAGTCCAGGTTTCCCTTGTTGAGATCTTCTGCCAACCAGTTCTCTCCTGCTGAGTTTCTGGTTACCCTGTGAACAACTGTTATCAAGGCACTACTTAGGTAACTCGATATCGCGGAGCTGCAGAACAGGAATGATCCTCCAAAGCTTCTCATGTTTTCAGGGAACTGTTTGTAGTAGAATTCAACTAGGCCGATTACAGTAAATGCCTCCGAAAGGCCTACGAGTGCTAATTGAAGGACTAGCCAGTAGGCCGACATGGATGATATCGCGCCTTTCCTTGCTACTGTCCCCAGTGGCTTTGACAATGCCAGAGACCTCCTTTTGTTTTCCACCAGGCCAGAGGCCAGCAttgtgaaaattgaaattacaaTACCGATGcctattttttgtaaaattgtgATTCCGGCTTCTTTTTTGGTTATTTTACGAAGGAATGGCACGAGTAATCTGTCGTACACAGGTATCCAAAGAGTGAGACAGAGCATTTGGAAGACTGAGTAAGATGCTGCAGGAATTTCAAAACTTCCACTGCCAAAACGTCTGTCGGATTGAATGGCTTGGAATACTGCGTAAGTTTGTTGTTGAACCATGGAGACAAAGTAAATTGTCCCTGCAAGCCAAATGGGGAGAACTCGTAAAATGCATTTCACTTCTTCCACTCTTTGCATACTAGAAAGCCTCCACGGATCAACTGCTGCTTTCTCTGAATTGATCTCATCTTCAGGCGTTAGTATCGCTGCTTTATTGAGGAAGCTGAAACAATTAAAACGCTTGTCAGATCGCGCTATTGAAAACAAACAGCAAACATTGTTTAATAGGTAACAAACAAATTATTACCTGAATTGTTCTGTGTAAGGAAGTCTCGAATTGATTGTACTAGATGGAACATGATTAAACATGGATAGCCAGGGTTGTGCTGGTAATTCCAAATTTCTCTTCTTAATTGCTGCCACTATAACTTGTGAAATGCTCGTCAGAGGACTGCCTTCGGGTTTAACTATGACATACATTCGGGTACCAATGAAGAAGAATGCACATGACAGAAACATAAGAAATGTCGGAATGGCTAACCCTATTGCCCAATTTACATCTGCTTGCACATAGACGATGACTGTTATAGA
This genomic window contains:
- the LOC108224784 gene encoding protein NRT1/ PTR FAMILY 2.11, with the protein product METLQNDEKANATTQEPNYRGVKAMPFVIGNETFEKLGTIGTSSNLLVYLTTVFNMKSITATNLINIFNGTCNFGTLLGAFLCDTYFGRYKTLGFASISSFLGMLVLTLTAAISTLHPPECTTHDEGSCSGPTSWQMVVLLSSFGLLIIGASGIRPCNLAFGADQFNPNTDSGRKGINSFFNWYYFTFTFAVMVSITVIVYVQADVNWAIGLAIPTFLMFLSCAFFFIGTRMYVIVKPEGSPLTSISQVIVAAIKKRNLELPAQPWLSMFNHVPSSTINSRLPYTEQFSFLNKAAILTPEDEINSEKAAVDPWRLSSMQRVEEVKCILRVLPIWLAGTIYFVSMVQQQTYAVFQAIQSDRRFGSGSFEIPAASYSVFQMLCLTLWIPVYDRLLVPFLRKITKKEAGITILQKIGIGIVISIFTMLASGLVENKRRSLALSKPLGTVARKGAISSMSAYWLVLQLALVGLSEAFTVIGLVEFYYKQFPENMRSFGGSFLFCSSAISSYLSSALITVVHRVTRNSAGENWLAEDLNKGNLDYFYYLIAGLMVLNLGYFLVVAKWYKYKGTADNIISEVAMDKIKPEMPHAHV